A single window of Acidimicrobiales bacterium DNA harbors:
- the aroC gene encoding chorismate synthase, which produces MGNTFGQTFRLTTWGESHGAGIGVVVDGCPPRLPLTADDLQADLDRRRPGQSRLTTQRDEADRAEILSGVFEGLTTGGPIAVLVRNDDARPGAYDHLRDLYRPSHADFTYEAKYGHRDWRGGGRSSARETIGRVAAGAIARRLLTEVAGIQVLAWVSRVHNITADVAPDAVTPGDVEADPTRCPDPVAAAAMTTAIEAARRDGDSLGGIVTCVARGMPAGLGVPVFDRLEADLAKGMLSLPAAKGFDVGSGFDAVAMTGREHNDPFVPGPNGPRTTSNRSGGVQGGISNGADVHFRVAFKPTATVSSAQDTVTTENEAVVLEARGRHDPCVLPRAVPMVEAMALVTLADHWLRQQAVDVLDR; this is translated from the coding sequence GTGGGCAACACCTTCGGACAGACCTTCCGCCTCACCACGTGGGGCGAGAGCCACGGCGCGGGGATCGGCGTCGTGGTGGACGGCTGTCCACCGCGCCTTCCCCTCACCGCCGACGACCTGCAGGCCGACCTGGACCGCCGTCGCCCGGGTCAGAGCCGCCTCACCACGCAGCGCGACGAAGCCGACAGGGCAGAGATCCTGTCCGGTGTCTTCGAGGGCCTGACGACCGGCGGACCCATCGCCGTACTGGTCCGCAACGACGACGCCCGTCCGGGCGCCTACGACCACCTGCGCGACCTCTACCGGCCCTCCCACGCAGACTTCACCTACGAGGCAAAGTACGGACACAGGGACTGGCGGGGTGGCGGACGCTCCAGCGCCCGGGAGACCATCGGTCGGGTGGCCGCCGGCGCCATAGCCCGCCGGCTCCTGACCGAGGTCGCCGGGATCCAGGTCCTGGCCTGGGTGTCGCGCGTGCACAACATCACCGCCGACGTGGCTCCCGACGCCGTGACGCCCGGCGACGTGGAGGCTGACCCCACCCGGTGTCCCGACCCGGTCGCCGCCGCGGCCATGACGACGGCCATCGAGGCGGCCCGCAGGGACGGCGACTCCCTGGGTGGGATCGTGACCTGTGTTGCACGCGGCATGCCGGCGGGACTGGGCGTCCCGGTATTCGACCGCCTGGAGGCCGACCTGGCCAAGGGGATGCTCTCGCTGCCCGCCGCCAAGGGCTTCGACGTCGGCAGTGGCTTCGATGCCGTCGCCATGACCGGCAGGGAGCACAACGATCCGTTCGTACCCGGCCCCAACGGCCCCCGCACCACCTCGAACCGCTCCGGTGGCGTCCAGGGAGGCATCTCCAACGGCGCCGACGTCCACTTCCGGGTGGCCTTCAAGCCCACCGCCACCGTCTCGTCGGCCCAGGACACCGTGACCACTGAGAACGAGGCGGTGGTCCTGGAGGCGAGGGGCCGCCACGATCCGTGCGTCCTGCCGCGTGCCGTGCCCATGGTGGAGGCCATGGCGCTCGTGACCCTGGCAGATCACTGGTTGCGCCAGCAGGCCGTCGACGTCCTCGACCGCTGA
- a CDS encoding hypoxanthine phosphoribosyltransferase — MVVPKPYRDASAIADRVAGLATELDEVLEPGAVMVGVLKGCLPFMADLVRLLATPVVVDFLALSAFAPDSGRVRLTSDLSVDVEGRQVVLVEGVVDTGFRLDYLRRHVSDHGPVELRVCTLFDRADRRVLPVAIDHTGFVTDASYLVGFGLDHRGDFRNLPGVVEVDLADLDRADPAFMEDVRRAGRSGARH, encoded by the coding sequence ATGGTCGTGCCGAAGCCGTACAGGGACGCGTCGGCCATAGCCGACCGGGTGGCCGGTCTGGCCACCGAGCTGGACGAGGTGCTGGAACCCGGAGCGGTCATGGTGGGGGTGCTGAAGGGCTGCCTGCCGTTCATGGCGGACCTGGTCCGACTGCTGGCCACACCGGTCGTGGTCGACTTCCTCGCCCTCAGTGCGTTCGCCCCCGACAGCGGCAGGGTACGCCTGACCAGCGACCTGTCGGTCGACGTGGAGGGTCGACAGGTGGTCCTGGTCGAGGGCGTGGTCGACACGGGCTTTCGCCTGGACTACCTGCGACGGCATGTCAGCGACCACGGGCCGGTCGAACTGCGCGTCTGCACCCTCTTCGACCGTGCGGACCGCCGGGTCCTCCCAGTGGCCATCGACCACACCGGCTTCGTCACCGACGCCTCCTACCTGGTGGGGTTCGGCCTGGACCATCGGGGAGACTTCCGCAACCTCCCCGGCGTGGTCGAGGTGGACCTGGCCGACCTGGATCGGGCGGATCCGGCGTTCATGGAGGACGTCCGGAGGGCTGGGCGGTCTGGGGCTCGGCACTAG
- a CDS encoding HIT family protein, protein MASIFTRIIAGEIPGRIIWSDPTCIAMLDIRPLNRGHILVIPIVEVDRWTDLPPEVATHCTRVAHAIGRAQMAAFAPERIGLIIAGFEVPHTHLHVVPIDHMGHLDFGQADDDADPGDLDAVAEELRAVLLAAGHPEVT, encoded by the coding sequence ATGGCCTCGATTTTCACCCGCATCATCGCCGGCGAGATTCCCGGCCGGATCATCTGGAGCGACCCGACCTGCATCGCCATGCTCGACATCCGCCCGTTGAACAGGGGCCACATCCTGGTAATCCCGATCGTCGAGGTGGACCGCTGGACCGACCTCCCCCCTGAGGTCGCCACGCACTGCACCCGCGTGGCCCACGCCATCGGCCGCGCCCAGATGGCCGCCTTCGCCCCGGAGCGCATCGGCCTCATCATCGCCGGATTCGAGGTCCCCCACACGCACCTCCACGTGGTGCCGATCGACCACATGGGCCACCTCGACTTCGGCCAGGCTGACGACGACGCCGATCCTGGCGACCTGGACGCGGTGGCCGAGGAACTCCGGGCCGTGCTCCTGGCCGCCGGCCACCCCGAGGTGACCTGA
- a CDS encoding DUF2079 domain-containing protein, whose translation MKAVPTLERTAQSLERTGETVVTKVVSIRRRLDIVMLRWQARMDSRAWDRSLPWLTAVVLATILSLLALARSHDLGIGYQVGHYLQATDLMDRGFEPVVSDLGYNLFADQGAWAFWPMAWALRAFPVAGTLLVVQSVALALGVVPIWRIARGPANLRIGAAAALMTAYALHPSIHNLNLAGFHPEAMAIPALMAAYLAAQKDRWRLVAVLVLLVVSTRSDLGLAVVALGLLMVGEDNRTAGWSLATFGLTWFLVMSFVVQPVVGDGGYPHLDAFARYGTGVVGIVLGMLSDPLGLIGDLFGRDGFDKVLLMLAPVLFLPLVRPRYLVPVLPLLALYLIADVPDAGFGNPQQDVPALAFVFIAATYALMRIGTPGVSRILVDRRVLTVLVLTAVVFFVRDAASSPYEEPWEWGRRSPVDVARVSASILIGDDARVIVPAEVYPLVADRDDAQVLRATQGFLPDLDWPERFDAVVVDVESMGWTASEARMFESRLILMEFRKRLDRDGVRLWVRRPGA comes from the coding sequence GTGAAGGCCGTTCCCACCCTCGAGCGCACCGCCCAGTCGTTGGAGCGGACCGGCGAGACCGTGGTGACAAAGGTGGTCTCGATCAGGCGCCGCCTCGACATCGTCATGCTCCGCTGGCAGGCCCGCATGGACTCCCGGGCCTGGGATCGCAGCCTGCCGTGGCTCACTGCCGTGGTCCTGGCGACCATCCTGTCACTGCTGGCCCTGGCCCGGAGCCACGACCTGGGCATCGGCTACCAGGTGGGCCACTACCTCCAGGCGACGGACCTCATGGATCGGGGCTTCGAACCGGTGGTCAGCGACCTGGGGTACAACCTGTTCGCCGACCAGGGTGCCTGGGCCTTCTGGCCGATGGCCTGGGCCCTGAGGGCGTTCCCGGTTGCAGGGACCCTCCTGGTTGTCCAGTCGGTGGCCCTGGCGTTGGGGGTGGTGCCGATCTGGCGGATCGCCCGAGGCCCGGCCAACCTGCGCATCGGAGCAGCTGCGGCCCTGATGACGGCATACGCACTGCATCCGTCGATCCACAACCTGAACCTCGCCGGATTCCATCCGGAGGCCATGGCGATACCCGCTCTGATGGCCGCCTACCTCGCTGCCCAGAAGGACCGGTGGCGGCTGGTGGCTGTGCTGGTCCTGCTGGTGGTCAGCACCCGGTCCGACCTGGGCCTCGCCGTGGTGGCCCTCGGGCTGCTCATGGTCGGTGAGGACAACCGGACCGCCGGATGGTCGCTCGCCACCTTCGGCCTGACCTGGTTCCTGGTCATGTCGTTCGTGGTGCAGCCCGTGGTCGGCGATGGTGGCTATCCGCACCTCGACGCCTTCGCCCGCTACGGGACCGGTGTGGTCGGAATCGTCCTCGGCATGCTCAGCGACCCGCTTGGCCTGATCGGCGACCTGTTTGGTCGGGACGGCTTCGACAAGGTGCTCCTGATGCTGGCGCCGGTGCTGTTCCTGCCCCTGGTGAGGCCCCGCTACCTGGTGCCCGTGCTGCCCCTCCTGGCGTTGTACCTGATCGCAGACGTGCCCGATGCCGGCTTCGGCAACCCACAGCAGGACGTGCCCGCCCTGGCCTTCGTGTTCATCGCCGCCACCTATGCACTGATGCGGATCGGGACCCCCGGGGTGAGTCGGATCCTGGTGGACCGCCGGGTGCTGACCGTCCTGGTCCTCACCGCAGTGGTGTTCTTCGTTCGGGACGCCGCCTCGTCGCCCTACGAGGAGCCGTGGGAGTGGGGTCGGCGCTCGCCTGTCGACGTGGCCAGGGTGTCGGCGTCCATCCTGATCGGAGACGACGCGAGGGTTATCGTTCCCGCCGAGGTCTACCCGTTGGTGGCCGACCGTGACGATGCCCAGGTGCTGCGTGCAACGCAGGGCTTCCTGCCCGACCTGGACTGGCCGGAACGGTTCGATGCCGTGGTGGTGGACGTGGAGTCCATGGGCTGGACGGCTTCGGAGGCACGCATGTTCGAGAGCCGGCTGATCCTGATGGAGTTCCGCAAGCGCCTGGACCGCGACGGCGTACGACTCTGGGTGAGGCGGCCGGGCGCCTGA
- a CDS encoding class II aldolase/adducin family protein, with the protein MTQPENNPAIRSDKPIPYDIPTFDDLESERRHRKERLAAAFRIFGRFGFSEGVAGHITVRDPEHTDCFWVNPFGTPFSHIRASDLLLVSHTGEIVHGEYAVNQAAFAIHSGLHMARPDVIAAAHSHSLYGKAWSSLGRLLDPITQDSCIFYGDHVLFDDYTGVVNDPEEGKRVAYALGDRSAAILRNHGLLTVGASVDAATWLFVTMERSCQAQLLAEAAGEPVLMDDETAAMTHRQIAGDFASWFSAQPMFDQVLRDQPDLLD; encoded by the coding sequence GTGACTCAACCAGAGAACAACCCGGCGATCCGCTCCGACAAGCCCATTCCGTACGACATCCCGACCTTCGACGACCTCGAGTCCGAACGACGACACCGCAAGGAACGCCTGGCCGCCGCCTTCCGGATCTTCGGACGCTTCGGGTTCAGCGAGGGGGTGGCCGGCCACATCACGGTGCGCGACCCCGAGCACACCGACTGCTTCTGGGTGAACCCCTTCGGGACCCCGTTCAGCCACATCCGGGCCTCCGACCTCTTGCTGGTCAGCCACACCGGTGAGATCGTCCACGGCGAATACGCCGTCAACCAGGCCGCCTTCGCAATCCACTCCGGGCTCCACATGGCCCGACCCGACGTGATCGCCGCCGCCCACTCCCACTCCCTGTACGGCAAGGCCTGGTCGTCGTTGGGACGGTTACTGGATCCGATCACCCAGGACAGTTGCATCTTCTACGGCGACCACGTGCTGTTCGACGACTACACGGGCGTGGTCAACGATCCCGAGGAAGGGAAGCGGGTCGCCTACGCCCTGGGCGACAGGAGTGCCGCGATCCTGCGGAACCACGGCCTCCTCACCGTCGGCGCCAGCGTGGATGCCGCCACATGGCTCTTCGTCACCATGGAGCGGTCCTGCCAGGCCCAGTTGCTGGCCGAGGCCGCCGGTGAGCCGGTGCTCATGGACGACGAGACCGCTGCGATGACCCACCGCCAGATTGCTGGCGACTTCGCCAGCTGGTTCAGCGCCCAGCCCATGTTCGACCAGGTCCTGCGGGACCAGCCCGACCTGCTGGACTGA
- a CDS encoding bifunctional nuclease family protein has product MIEMEIVGVQEVLPSSVPVVLLREADGERLLPIFIGMPEATAIGLALAGQDPPRPMTHDLMATLLATFSATLERVVVTELRDRTFFAEMYLRGPAGVEVVSARPSDAIALAVRTGTSVFAAEDVVDQAGYLPPPTDEPVPEAQVEEFRAFLDSVEPEDFEG; this is encoded by the coding sequence ATGATCGAGATGGAGATCGTGGGGGTCCAGGAGGTCCTGCCGTCCAGCGTGCCGGTGGTCCTCCTCCGTGAGGCGGATGGTGAGCGCCTGCTGCCGATCTTCATAGGGATGCCGGAGGCGACGGCCATCGGCCTGGCGCTGGCCGGGCAGGATCCACCGCGGCCGATGACCCACGACCTGATGGCCACCCTGCTGGCCACCTTCTCGGCCACCCTCGAACGTGTGGTGGTCACAGAACTCCGCGACCGGACCTTTTTCGCCGAGATGTATCTGCGTGGCCCGGCCGGCGTCGAGGTGGTGTCGGCTCGCCCCTCGGATGCGATCGCCCTGGCGGTGCGGACGGGCACATCGGTCTTCGCCGCCGAGGACGTGGTCGACCAAGCGGGCTACCTGCCCCCTCCGACCGACGAGCCGGTGCCCGAGGCCCAGGTGGAGGAGTTCCGGGCGTTCCTGGACTCGGTGGAGCCGGAGGACTTCGAGGGTTGA
- a CDS encoding CDP-alcohol phosphatidyltransferase family protein: protein MGSDTGAGSASSRTGWDGVWTLPNLITLTRLGCIPWFLWVLFDAGNRTDAALLLGALGATDWVDGWIARRFDQVSEVGKLLDPTADRLLLVVALVAMVVDGSIPTWFAALVLVREVLIGLVALVLLALGARRIDVTWWGKTGTFALLWAVPCFLAGESTAFAHEAFAVAAWVFGLPGLVISWVAAWSYVPEARVALRQGRSGR, encoded by the coding sequence ATGGGATCGGATACAGGGGCTGGCTCGGCCTCGTCCAGGACCGGGTGGGACGGCGTGTGGACGCTGCCGAATCTGATCACCCTGACGCGACTGGGATGCATTCCATGGTTCCTGTGGGTCCTGTTCGACGCCGGGAACCGGACCGATGCTGCGCTGCTCCTCGGCGCACTCGGCGCGACCGACTGGGTGGACGGCTGGATCGCCCGGCGATTCGACCAGGTCTCCGAGGTGGGAAAGTTGCTGGATCCGACCGCCGACAGGCTCCTCCTGGTGGTGGCGCTCGTGGCGATGGTGGTGGACGGTTCGATCCCCACCTGGTTCGCGGCGTTGGTGCTCGTCCGCGAGGTGCTCATCGGCCTGGTCGCCCTGGTCCTGCTGGCCCTGGGAGCGCGTCGGATAGACGTGACCTGGTGGGGGAAGACCGGCACGTTCGCCCTGCTGTGGGCCGTGCCGTGCTTCCTGGCGGGGGAGTCCACTGCCTTCGCCCACGAGGCCTTTGCCGTGGCTGCCTGGGTGTTCGGCCTGCCCGGGCTCGTGATTTCCTGGGTGGCAGCCTGGTCGTACGTCCCGGAAGCGCGCGTTGCGCTGCGGCAGGGACGATCCGGGCGGTGA
- a CDS encoding SOS response-associated peptidase produces the protein MCGRVVTTSSPEELSEYVGADAIVDVLDGPDHNVPPSGRLPFVWVDVAEGPTRMLGTARWGLVPRWAKDPTIGDRLFNARAETVAEKPSFRAAFRKQRCLIPVDGFYEWGPGPGGSPKQPWFVHRVDGAPLTMAGLWEGRVGDDGALLRTCTVITVPANADLAPVHHRMPALLPPGDWADWLDPTTPDRCRIEALLASAPEGLLERHPVDRRVNDARRKGEDLIQAVHGGRDSGPHEDWKALW, from the coding sequence ATGTGCGGTCGGGTGGTGACGACATCGTCGCCCGAGGAACTCAGCGAGTACGTGGGTGCGGACGCCATCGTCGATGTCCTGGACGGTCCGGACCACAACGTGCCACCGTCCGGCAGGCTGCCGTTCGTGTGGGTCGACGTGGCCGAGGGTCCGACCCGGATGCTCGGAACGGCCCGCTGGGGCTTGGTCCCCCGATGGGCGAAGGATCCGACGATCGGCGATCGGCTGTTCAACGCACGGGCCGAGACGGTGGCCGAGAAGCCCTCCTTCCGGGCCGCCTTTCGGAAGCAGAGGTGCCTGATCCCCGTGGACGGCTTCTACGAGTGGGGGCCGGGTCCGGGCGGATCCCCGAAGCAGCCCTGGTTCGTGCACCGGGTGGACGGGGCACCACTGACCATGGCTGGCCTCTGGGAGGGGAGGGTGGGGGACGACGGAGCGTTGCTCCGCACGTGTACCGTGATCACCGTGCCGGCCAACGCCGACCTGGCTCCCGTCCACCATCGGATGCCGGCGCTGCTGCCGCCGGGCGACTGGGCCGACTGGCTGGATCCGACGACCCCGGACCGCTGCAGGATTGAGGCCCTCCTGGCATCGGCACCCGAGGGGCTGCTGGAGCGCCATCCGGTCGACCGCCGGGTGAACGACGCCCGGCGAAAGGGCGAAGACCTGATCCAGGCGGTTCACGGGGGTAGGGACTCCGGCCCCCACGAGGACTGGAAGGCCCTTTGGTGA
- a CDS encoding AMP-binding protein — protein MGGIDGLLNLATAWEAVSDEVGDRPAISAAGRRLSWSEFDDRAARLATTMVAHGLGPGSKVALYLYNGHEYPEAQYAAFKVRGVPANVNYRYTGDELAYILDNSDAEAVFFDHTLADQVAAVRERCPALRLAVQVGGDQLPDWAVGHEVAASADPMPRIGRSGSDLWFLYTGGTTGMPKAVMWDHTNLLGTMEATFRPFGVPVPSTPAEVAATARRIADAGSEIRQLCAAPLMHGTSGLPGLATLSHGGMLSTLESRTFDADELWRIVEADRITMVTMVGDAFGRPMVESLDRAAAEGRLPDLSSLRLLLSSGVMFSAATKEAMLDHHACTIVDSLGSSEGIGMAKQVISRGRRDTTTARFALGEHTRVLTEEGCDVEPGSGERGRIALGWPLPLGYFKDPARTEESFPMVDGRRWSVPGDWATVDAEGTITLLGRGSACINTGGEKVFPEEVEEALKELEAVADCNVVGLDDDRWGQAVTAVVQLAAPGAADADELRAGVRERLAGYKVPKRIVLVEHLVRSPSGKSDYRWARSVVEASLSE, from the coding sequence GTGGGCGGCATCGACGGGCTACTCAACCTGGCCACCGCATGGGAAGCGGTTTCCGACGAGGTCGGCGACCGTCCGGCGATCTCGGCGGCCGGCAGGCGCCTGTCGTGGTCCGAGTTCGACGACCGGGCGGCTCGCCTGGCGACGACGATGGTCGCGCACGGCCTGGGTCCTGGTTCCAAGGTGGCGCTGTACCTGTACAACGGGCACGAGTACCCCGAGGCCCAGTACGCGGCCTTCAAGGTCCGGGGTGTCCCGGCCAACGTGAACTACCGCTATACGGGCGACGAGCTGGCATACATCCTGGACAACTCGGACGCCGAGGCGGTCTTCTTCGACCACACCCTGGCCGACCAGGTGGCGGCGGTCCGGGAGCGGTGTCCGGCACTGCGCCTCGCCGTACAGGTGGGTGGCGACCAGTTGCCCGACTGGGCGGTCGGCCACGAGGTGGCCGCGTCGGCCGACCCCATGCCACGTATCGGGCGTTCGGGGTCAGACCTCTGGTTCCTCTACACAGGTGGGACGACCGGAATGCCCAAGGCCGTCATGTGGGACCACACCAACCTCCTCGGGACCATGGAGGCCACCTTCAGGCCCTTCGGCGTGCCGGTGCCGTCCACTCCCGCCGAGGTGGCGGCGACGGCCCGACGCATCGCCGATGCCGGATCGGAGATCCGGCAACTCTGCGCCGCTCCGTTGATGCACGGCACCTCCGGGCTACCCGGCCTGGCCACGCTCAGCCACGGTGGGATGCTCTCCACCCTGGAGTCCCGTACGTTCGACGCCGACGAACTGTGGCGGATCGTTGAGGCCGACCGGATCACGATGGTCACCATGGTCGGGGACGCCTTCGGACGGCCGATGGTGGAGTCGCTGGACCGGGCCGCAGCCGAGGGTCGGCTGCCCGACCTCTCCTCGCTGCGGCTGCTCCTCTCCTCCGGCGTGATGTTCAGCGCTGCCACGAAGGAGGCGATGCTGGACCACCATGCGTGCACCATCGTCGACTCGCTGGGGTCCAGTGAGGGAATCGGCATGGCCAAGCAGGTCATTTCCCGTGGGCGTAGGGATACGACGACGGCCCGGTTCGCCCTCGGGGAACACACGCGGGTCCTCACCGAGGAGGGCTGCGACGTGGAGCCCGGTTCCGGCGAGCGGGGCAGGATCGCCTTGGGCTGGCCGTTGCCCCTCGGCTATTTCAAGGATCCCGCCAGGACCGAGGAGTCGTTCCCGATGGTGGACGGTCGAAGGTGGTCGGTTCCCGGGGACTGGGCCACCGTCGACGCGGAAGGGACCATCACCCTGCTGGGTCGGGGATCGGCGTGCATCAACACCGGCGGGGAGAAGGTGTTCCCCGAGGAGGTCGAGGAGGCCCTCAAGGAATTGGAGGCGGTGGCCGACTGCAACGTGGTGGGTCTCGACGACGATCGGTGGGGACAGGCGGTCACAGCGGTGGTGCAACTGGCGGCGCCGGGAGCTGCCGATGCCGACGAGCTTCGTGCCGGTGTGAGGGAACGTCTCGCCGGCTACAAGGTGCCGAAGCGGATAGTCCTGGTGGAGCATCTGGTGCGCAGCCCGAGCGGCAAGTCCGACTATCGCTGGGCGCGGTCGGTCGTCGAGGCCTCACTGTCCGAGTGA
- a CDS encoding FHA domain-containing protein, producing the protein MTDAFDSVEEIPHEEDRDLFPAECGLFVVESGPKAGSRYGLEAAVTTIGRHGGADILLDDVTVSRWHVEVERIGDRYVVRDVGSLNGTYLNRRRIETCELGDGDELQIGRFKLMFFHGTGD; encoded by the coding sequence GTGACCGATGCCTTCGACTCGGTGGAGGAGATACCGCACGAGGAGGATCGGGACCTGTTCCCGGCGGAATGTGGGCTGTTCGTGGTGGAGTCGGGCCCGAAGGCCGGGTCTCGCTACGGGCTGGAGGCAGCGGTGACCACCATTGGTCGCCACGGTGGAGCCGACATCCTCCTGGACGACGTGACCGTTTCTCGGTGGCACGTGGAGGTAGAGCGGATCGGCGACCGTTACGTCGTGCGGGACGTCGGATCGCTGAACGGCACCTACCTGAACCGGCGCCGTATCGAGACCTGCGAGCTGGGAGACGGCGACGAGTTGCAGATCGGGCGCTTCAAGCTGATGTTCTTCCACGGCACCGGGGACTGA
- a CDS encoding MerR family transcriptional regulator, with the protein MSIGEVLTRLEAEFPDVTVSKIRYLESRGLLEPERSPAGYRRFSVDDVARLTWILRQQREHFLPLKVIRSILLDGVDVTAVELPEPSRVQPFRERARSGDLGSVSVSLDELATTTGLDVEAVVELERLGLLEGREAGRTVVYDGDALLVARVAARFVEHGFDVRHLRMYLVAAQREAGILEQVLQPLQRKGDGRSRSEARHLLDELADAGAALHDLLLRRSLGPFA; encoded by the coding sequence ATGAGCATCGGTGAGGTCCTGACCCGGCTGGAGGCGGAGTTCCCCGACGTGACGGTCTCCAAGATCCGCTACCTGGAGTCACGCGGGCTGCTGGAGCCGGAACGCTCCCCGGCGGGCTACAGGCGGTTCTCCGTCGACGACGTCGCCCGCCTCACATGGATCCTGCGCCAGCAGCGTGAGCACTTCCTGCCGCTGAAGGTGATCCGGTCCATCCTCCTGGACGGGGTTGACGTGACGGCCGTTGAACTGCCGGAGCCGTCCCGGGTGCAGCCGTTTCGGGAGCGCGCCCGGTCGGGCGACCTGGGTTCCGTGAGCGTCAGCCTGGACGAGTTGGCCACTACGACCGGCCTCGACGTCGAGGCCGTGGTCGAGTTGGAGAGGCTGGGACTGCTCGAGGGCCGCGAAGCCGGCCGGACGGTGGTCTACGACGGCGACGCCCTACTGGTGGCCAGGGTCGCGGCCCGTTTCGTGGAGCACGGCTTCGACGTCCGCCACCTACGCATGTACCTGGTGGCCGCCCAACGCGAGGCGGGAATCCTGGAGCAGGTCCTGCAACCGCTGCAGCGCAAGGGCGACGGCCGATCCCGGAGCGAGGCCCGACACCTGCTCGACGAGCTGGCCGATGCGGGCGCAGCGCTTCACGACCTGCTGCTACGCCGGTCGCTCGGCCCCTTTGCCTGA
- a CDS encoding MerR family transcriptional regulator translates to MATEASDQGYPGKRAAEITGITYRQLDYWDRTDLVRPSLARATGSGSRRRYSYRDLLELRAVKSLLDAGIRLELVREVFTYLTQHLDEDVTRVNLVISGSSVMVRTGEEEIVDLIRHGQGVLNILPLSGVRDQVDARIVELYPEGRKATETVPTARAVEK, encoded by the coding sequence ATGGCCACCGAAGCATCCGACCAGGGATATCCGGGCAAGCGGGCCGCCGAGATCACCGGGATCACCTACCGTCAGCTCGACTACTGGGACCGGACGGATCTCGTGAGGCCGTCACTGGCCCGTGCCACCGGAAGCGGCAGCAGACGCCGCTACTCCTACCGGGACCTGCTCGAGCTGCGGGCCGTGAAGTCCCTACTGGACGCCGGAATCCGCCTGGAGCTGGTGCGAGAGGTGTTCACATACCTCACGCAGCACCTGGATGAGGACGTGACCAGGGTCAACCTGGTCATCAGCGGCTCGTCGGTGATGGTGCGCACCGGCGAGGAGGAGATCGTGGACCTGATCCGCCACGGGCAGGGCGTGCTCAACATCCTCCCCCTGTCCGGGGTCAGGGACCAGGTGGACGCCAGGATCGTGGAGTTGTACCCGGAGGGCCGGAAGGCCACCGAGACTGTCCCGACGGCCAGGGCCGTCGAGAAGTAG
- the gcvH gene encoding glycine cleavage system protein GcvH — protein MNVPADLLYSADHEWVRDRGDGRIRIGITDYAQDALGDVVFVEVPVVGFSIAAGSVFGEVESTKSVSELFAPVDGEVVAVNEDLETAPEKVNEDPYGDGWICEMDTDGSVTGDLLDAAAYQAMIGG, from the coding sequence ATGAACGTTCCGGCTGACCTCCTCTACTCGGCGGACCACGAGTGGGTCCGAGATCGAGGTGACGGCCGGATCCGCATCGGGATCACCGACTACGCGCAGGACGCCCTGGGTGACGTGGTCTTCGTGGAGGTGCCGGTCGTCGGCTTCTCGATCGCAGCCGGATCGGTGTTCGGCGAAGTCGAGTCGACGAAGTCGGTGTCCGAGCTGTTCGCCCCGGTGGACGGCGAGGTGGTGGCCGTCAACGAGGACCTGGAGACGGCCCCGGAAAAGGTGAACGAGGATCCGTACGGAGACGGTTGGATCTGCGAGATGGACACCGATGGCTCGGTGACCGGCGACCTCCTCGACGCGGCTGCCTACCAGGCCATGATCGGGGGGTGA